One genomic window of Caenorhabditis elegans chromosome I includes the following:
- the C26C6.9 gene encoding GOLD domain-containing protein (Confirmed by transcript evidence): MKRFILFCVGLLASTDALTTKSSINDDSQIGRILTFESESQLSCYYEPLETGMILNIGMRPTFDTVYPMQFRVTSPSGDFSDWASGDGDAHMEHNTTENGPYEICVYTRRPMKINLYLQFYNPEKMENSLKTFFAHHQISKDIQNSIMASTHRIYKIYYHLKFYNQMVVRDEALQLQNSEFIQNYNIVFCIVAIIITISQVYYVRKLFRIDPNRIQF; this comes from the exons ATGAAACGTTTCATACTCTTCTGCGTTGGCTTACTTGCTTCAACGGATGCATTGACAACTAAATCTTCAATAAACGATGATTCACAG ataggACGGATTCTAACATTCGAATCAGAATCACAGTTGTCATGCTATTACGAGCCCCTTGAGACCGGAATGATACTAAACATTGGAATGAGA ccaaCTTTTGATACAGTTTATCCTATGCAATTCCGTGTCACATCACCCAGCGGTGATTTTTCGGATTGGGCAAGTGGAGATGGCGATGCTCACATGGAGCATAATACAACAGAAAATGGACCATATGAAATTTGTGTTTACACTCGAAGACCTATGAAAATAAATCTGTATTTACAGTTCTATAATCCAGAGAAG ATGGAAAATTCACTAAAGACATTCTTCGCCCACCATCAAATTTCGAAGgacattcaaaattcaattatggCATCGACACATCGAATCTACAAGATCTATTATCATCTGAAATTCTATAATCAG ATGGTTGTTCGAGACGAAGCTTTACAATTACAAAACTCGGAGTTTATTCAAAACTACAACATTGTCTTTTGCATTGTCGCAATAATCATTACAATTTCACAAGTTTATTACGTGCGGAAGCTTTTCAGAATTGACCCAAACAGAattcaattctaa
- the goa-1 gene encoding Guanine nucleotide-binding protein G(o) subunit alpha (Confirmed by transcript evidence): MGCTMSQEERAALERSRMIEKNLKEDGMQAAKDIKLLLLGAGESGKSTIVKQMKIIHESGFTAEDYKQYKPVVYSNTVQSLVAILRAMSNLGVSFGSADREVDAKLVMDVVARMEDTEPFSEELLSSMKRLWGDAGVQDCFSRSNEYQLNDSAKYFLDDLERLGEAIYQPTEQDILRTRVKTTGIVEVHFTFKNLNFKLFDVGGQRSERKKWIHCFEDVTAIIFCVAMSEYDQVLHEDETTNRMHESLKLFDSICNNKWFTDTSIILFLNKKDLFEEKIKKSPLTICFPEYSGRQDYHEASAYIQAQFEAKNKSANKEIYCHMTCATDTTNIQFVFDAVTDVIIANNLRGCGLY, translated from the exons ATGGGTTGTACCATGTCACAGGAAGAGCGTGCCGCTCTTGAAAGATCACGAATGATTGAGAAAAATCTTAAAGAAGACGGCATGCAAGCGGCAAAAGATATCAAACTGCTGCTACTTGGTGCAGGAGAATCAGGAAAATCGACTATTGTAAAACAGATGaa aattattcaCGAATCGGGATTCACAGCAGAAGACTACAAACAGTACAAGCCGGTTGTCTACAGTAACACGGTTCAATCATTGGTCGCTATTTTGCGAGCCATGAGCAACTTAGGCGTTTCATTTGGTTCGGCTGACAGAGAG gtaGATGCAAAATTAGTGATGGATGTGGTGGCACGAATGGAGGACACAGAGCCATTCTCAGAAGAATTGCTCAGTTCAATGAAACGGTTGTGGGGAGACGCAGGTGTACAGGATTGTTTCTCAAGGAGTAACGAGTATCAATTGAATGATTCAGCCAAATA tttccttGACGACCTGGAAAGGTTAGGAGAGGCAATATATCAACCAACTGAGCAAGATATTCTCCGAACTCGTGTCAAAACAACTGGTATTGTTGAAGTTCACTTcacattcaaaaatctcaatttcaa ATTGTTCGATGTGGGAGGTCAAAGATCAGAAAGGAAGAAGTGGATTCATTGTTTCGAAGATGTTACTGCTATTATTTTCTGTGTTGCCATGTCAGAGTATGATCAAGTGTTGCACGAAGATGAGACAACA aaccgAATGCACGAATCGCTGAAGCTGTTCGATTCGATCTGTAATAACAAATGGTTCACAGATACATCGATTATTCTGTTCCTGAACAAGAAGGATCTGTTTGAagagaaaatcaagaaaagcCCGTTAACGATCTGCTTCCCAGAATATTCag GACGACAAGACTACCACGAGGCATCTGCGTATATTCAAGCACAATTTGAGGCTAAAAACAAATCAGCGAATAag GAAATCTATTGCCACATGACATGTGCCACAGACACAACTAACATTCAATTTGTGTTTGACGCTGTCACCGATGTGATTATTGCCAATAATCTTCGTGGATGCGGCTTGTATTAA